Proteins encoded within one genomic window of Candidatus Syntrophocurvum alkaliphilum:
- the spoIIAB gene encoding anti-sigma F factor has product MNVKNYVNFEILSLPENVSFARSSVGAFVSQIDCTLEDVDEIKLVVSEAVSNSIIHGYNNQKNGKIFISVIIYDNRTVEIIIEDNGIGIEDIEKALEPAYSSDPQRMGLGFTFMQSFMDDFEVLSKPNEGTSIRLKRNFLAKGKEAYA; this is encoded by the coding sequence ATGAACGTAAAAAATTATGTTAATTTTGAAATATTAAGTCTACCAGAAAATGTATCTTTTGCTAGGTCTAGTGTAGGGGCATTTGTTTCTCAAATTGATTGCACATTAGAAGATGTAGATGAAATAAAATTAGTAGTTTCAGAAGCTGTCTCGAATAGCATTATTCATGGATATAATAATCAAAAAAATGGAAAAATATTCATTTCTGTAATTATTTATGATAATAGAACAGTTGAAATAATTATCGAAGATAATGGAATAGGAATTGAAGATATTGAAAAAGCATTAGAGCCAGCATATTCTAGTGACCCTCAGCGCATGGGATTAGGCTTTACATTTATGCAATCATTTATGGATGATTTTGAAGTTCTTAGTAAGCCAAATGAAGGGACAAGTATTAGATTAAAGCGAAATTTCCTGGCTAAGGGTAAGGAAGCATATGCTTAA
- a CDS encoding dodecin family protein: MQIRIEEFVGESNKSWDDAVKQAVKEASNTISNISGVEVYNWTADCQDNNIIEYKANVKIAYTK; the protein is encoded by the coding sequence TTGCAAATCAGAATTGAAGAATTTGTAGGTGAATCCAATAAAAGTTGGGATGATGCAGTTAAGCAGGCAGTAAAAGAAGCATCAAATACTATTAGCAACATTAGCGGTGTAGAAGTTTATAACTGGACAGCTGATTGTCAAGATAACAACATAATAGAATACAAAGCTAATGTTAAAATTGCTTACACAAAGTAA
- a CDS encoding D-alanyl-D-alanine carboxypeptidase family protein has protein sequence MNKRRNLALMVLLIFLFSILAPSALVANDNLNVEAESYILMDADSGKVLLAKNEHQKLAPASMTKLMTLVLALEAVVEGKVTLQEKVVTSENAWRMGGSQIYLEPGEEMTFEDMVIAISAGSANDACVAVAEHLEGTHQDFVDKMNERAKDLGMKNTHFVNSYGLPGDNHLTTSYDMAILARYAITVPRMLSYTSIKEYNLRQGDFKLFNTNKLLWWYDGADGFKTGWTNEAKYCLVSTAKRDGLRLIAVVMASPEPRGNFRDSMQLFNYGFAKYSYKTFFSKGSICGVVNVGKGLEDRIEVIADQDVGSIYQKGEDEKITYQKDLIDYIDAPVREGQKLGEISIFKDGKLQKKVDLNAYKSVERSGVIKQIIKMLGETFLL, from the coding sequence ATGAATAAAAGAAGGAACTTAGCTCTAATGGTGCTTTTAATATTTTTGTTTTCAATTTTGGCACCATCTGCATTAGTAGCTAATGATAACCTTAATGTAGAGGCAGAGTCTTATATACTTATGGACGCCGATTCTGGAAAAGTACTTCTTGCAAAGAATGAACATCAAAAGTTAGCACCAGCAAGTATGACTAAGTTAATGACTTTAGTCTTAGCTTTAGAAGCAGTTGTTGAGGGAAAGGTTACCTTGCAAGAAAAAGTAGTTACAAGTGAAAATGCTTGGAGAATGGGTGGTTCACAAATATATCTTGAGCCAGGGGAAGAAATGACTTTTGAAGATATGGTAATAGCTATATCTGCGGGATCTGCTAATGATGCATGTGTTGCAGTTGCTGAACATTTAGAAGGTACACACCAAGACTTTGTGGATAAAATGAATGAACGTGCTAAAGATTTAGGAATGAAAAATACTCATTTTGTAAATTCCTATGGACTTCCTGGCGATAACCATCTTACTACATCTTATGATATGGCTATTTTAGCTAGGTATGCTATAACAGTTCCTCGAATGTTATCATACACTTCAATAAAGGAGTATAACTTAAGACAGGGTGATTTTAAGTTATTTAATACCAACAAGCTTTTATGGTGGTATGATGGAGCAGATGGTTTTAAGACTGGTTGGACTAATGAGGCTAAATATTGTTTAGTATCAACGGCTAAACGAGATGGATTAAGGTTAATTGCAGTGGTTATGGCATCACCGGAGCCACGTGGTAACTTTAGAGACTCAATGCAATTATTTAACTATGGTTTTGCTAAATATTCATATAAAACATTTTTTTCAAAGGGTAGTATATGTGGTGTAGTTAACGTGGGTAAAGGATTAGAAGATAGAATTGAAGTAATTGCAGATCAAGATGTTGGATCTATATATCAAAAAGGTGAGGACGAAAAAATAACATATCAAAAGGATTTAATTGATTATATTGATGCACCTGTTCGAGAGGGGCAAAAATTAGGAGAAATTTCGATTTTTAAAGATGGAAAACTACAAAAGAAAGTAGACCTCAATGCATATAAGAGTGTCGAAAGATCAGGTGTTATTAAGCAAATAATTAAAATGCTTGGCGAAACTTTTCTTTTATAA
- the xerD gene encoding site-specific tyrosine recombinase XerD, which produces MEKTILSSFIDYLNYEKGLSVNTQQSYQRDLEKFINYLKNKYGKYLLFQDVNSNHVMEFLTYQLNEGVAHTTIARNLSTIKTFYKFLLLENYITENPVIDLNAPKIQRKLPQILSIEDVDKLLNQPNVMKPLGLRDKAMLELMYGTGVRVSELLSIKIDDINMTAGFLRCLGKGKKERIVPVNSTSIEWINRYLSRSRSTLVKSHLERTLFVNANGRPLSRQGFFKILNNYALKSEININITPHTLRHSFATHLLENGADLRVVQEMLGHADISTTQIYTHLTKTRLREVYQQYHPRA; this is translated from the coding sequence ATGGAAAAAACAATTTTATCATCTTTTATAGACTATTTAAATTATGAAAAAGGACTTTCGGTTAACACACAACAATCATACCAAAGAGATTTAGAAAAGTTTATCAATTATTTAAAAAATAAATATGGTAAATATTTATTGTTTCAGGATGTTAACAGTAATCATGTTATGGAATTTTTAACCTATCAATTAAATGAGGGAGTAGCTCACACTACTATAGCTAGAAACCTATCTACTATTAAAACGTTTTATAAGTTTTTATTATTGGAAAATTATATTACTGAAAATCCAGTAATAGATTTAAATGCTCCCAAAATACAACGAAAACTCCCGCAAATTTTATCAATAGAAGATGTGGACAAGCTATTAAATCAACCAAATGTTATGAAACCTTTAGGATTAAGGGATAAGGCAATGCTCGAATTAATGTATGGAACAGGGGTAAGAGTCTCGGAGCTATTATCTATAAAAATAGATGATATAAACATGACTGCAGGATTTTTGCGTTGTTTAGGTAAAGGGAAAAAAGAGAGAATTGTTCCGGTTAATAGTACCTCTATAGAATGGATTAATAGGTATTTATCTAGATCAAGATCAACATTGGTAAAATCACATTTAGAAAGAACACTTTTTGTAAATGCTAATGGTAGACCTTTAAGCAGACAAGGTTTTTTTAAAATATTAAATAATTATGCTTTAAAGTCAGAAATTAATATAAACATAACTCCCCACACACTTAGACATTCATTTGCAACTCACTTACTAGAAAATGGTGCTGATTTAAGGGTGGTGCAAGAAATGCTAGGACATGCAGATATTTCAACAACACAAATATATACTCATCTTACTAAAACCAGGCTTAGAGAAGTATATCAACAATATCATCCGCGTGCATAA
- a CDS encoding phosphopentomutase, which translates to MATRIVLIILDSVGIGEVEDSHLYGDEGSNTLKNTAQAVGGLSLPNLENLGLGNIEDVMGVNPNYNAIGSYGKMKPKSSGKDTTTGHWELMDIVLEKPFPTYPNGFPSEIIDKFEKRIKRKTLGNVVASGTVIIEELGEEHIKTGFPIVYTSADSVFQIAAHEEIIPIEQLYSMCQTAREILQGEHGVGRVIARPFLGSPGSFFRTDNRQDYSLKPTESVLNKLKEANIKVIGVGKIEDIFVGRGIDQSYPIKNNADGIEKIIDLVKANTNNELIFANLIDFDQLYGHRNDPKGYAQALEEFDKSLEDILNRLKSDDILIITADHGCDPTTPSTDHSREYVPLLIYGEKLKANINIGTRDTFGDLGVTIADIFNVNYNSNNGKSFYSLIK; encoded by the coding sequence TTGGCTACAAGAATAGTATTAATTATATTAGATAGTGTTGGCATAGGGGAAGTAGAGGATAGTCATCTGTATGGGGATGAAGGCAGTAATACATTAAAAAACACTGCCCAAGCAGTAGGTGGACTTTCATTACCTAATTTAGAGAATTTAGGTTTGGGAAATATTGAAGATGTTATGGGAGTAAATCCAAACTATAATGCAATAGGGTCATATGGAAAAATGAAACCTAAATCTAGTGGTAAGGATACGACAACAGGTCATTGGGAACTGATGGATATTGTATTAGAAAAACCTTTCCCAACCTATCCGAATGGTTTTCCTAGTGAAATTATTGATAAATTTGAAAAAAGGATAAAAAGAAAAACATTAGGAAACGTAGTAGCATCAGGTACAGTAATAATAGAAGAACTAGGTGAAGAACATATCAAAACTGGATTTCCCATAGTATATACTTCTGCAGATAGTGTTTTTCAAATAGCTGCCCATGAAGAAATAATACCCATTGAGCAACTATATTCAATGTGCCAAACAGCACGGGAAATTTTACAAGGAGAACATGGGGTAGGTAGGGTAATTGCTAGACCGTTTTTAGGAAGTCCTGGTAGTTTTTTTCGAACAGATAACAGACAAGATTATTCATTAAAACCTACTGAAAGTGTTTTAAATAAACTCAAAGAAGCAAATATAAAAGTTATTGGGGTTGGAAAAATAGAAGATATTTTTGTAGGTAGGGGTATAGATCAATCATATCCTATAAAAAATAATGCTGATGGTATAGAAAAAATAATTGATTTAGTTAAAGCAAATACCAACAATGAACTTATATTTGCTAACTTAATTGATTTCGATCAATTATACGGTCATAGAAATGATCCTAAGGGATATGCCCAAGCGTTAGAGGAGTTTGATAAAAGTTTAGAAGATATACTAAACCGATTAAAGTCTGATGACATCCTAATAATAACAGCTGATCATGGATGTGACCCCACAACCCCTAGCACTGACCATTCTAGAGAATATGTACCTTTATTAATTTATGGCGAAAAATTAAAAGCAAATATTAATATAGGTACAAGAGATACCTTTGGAGACTTAGGTGTAACAATAGCAGATATATTTAATGTTAATTATAACAGCAATAACGGTAAGAGCTTCTACTCTTTAATTAAATAG
- the spoIIM gene encoding stage II sporulation protein M, with protein MRFKLMLKDYVKTHLKDNKWQYLLIGSVLLLGIIIGNFKVESLEGGVKEYLVNLIDNYLKVGLAEHSGFNILPSAFMNQAKTILLIWFLGLTVIGFPLILAVVFLKGFSLGFTISFLIQEKAAAGIIIALVSIAPQNIIYIPILLVWAVMAINFSINIVKGKENNKVSFGARLITYSILLFIFLILIFIGAFIESYLSPWLLSLLI; from the coding sequence ATGAGATTTAAATTAATGCTTAAAGATTATGTAAAAACTCATCTAAAAGATAATAAATGGCAGTATTTATTAATTGGATCTGTCCTTTTATTAGGAATAATTATTGGAAATTTTAAAGTAGAAAGTTTAGAAGGTGGAGTAAAAGAATATTTAGTTAACTTAATAGATAATTACCTTAAAGTGGGTTTAGCAGAACATTCAGGTTTTAATATATTACCTTCCGCTTTTATGAATCAAGCAAAAACCATTTTATTAATATGGTTTCTTGGTTTAACTGTTATTGGATTTCCATTAATACTTGCTGTAGTTTTTTTAAAAGGTTTTTCATTAGGATTTACTATCAGTTTTTTAATCCAAGAGAAAGCGGCAGCAGGTATCATAATAGCATTAGTTTCAATAGCTCCACAAAATATTATTTATATACCCATATTATTGGTTTGGGCAGTCATGGCTATAAATTTTTCTATAAATATTGTTAAAGGTAAAGAGAACAATAAAGTTTCTTTTGGTGCAAGATTGATAACATATAGCATTTTGTTATTCATATTTTTAATACTAATATTTATTGGTGCTTTTATAGAATCATATCTTTCTCCTTGGCTTTTAAGTCTTTTAATTTAG
- the spoIIAA gene encoding anti-sigma F factor antagonist, whose protein sequence is MDAVEYKLVRNTLVVKVKGDLDMLIAEKLRQEIDERLQDDRIKNLILNLESVQFIDSSGLGVIIGRYKQVKSKNGRMYIIGAKKPVEKILFFSGINKLVPIYNNEQDIMDI, encoded by the coding sequence ATGGATGCAGTAGAATATAAACTTGTCAGAAATACTTTAGTTGTTAAAGTAAAAGGCGATTTAGATATGCTGATTGCAGAAAAATTGAGACAAGAAATAGATGAAAGGTTACAAGATGATAGGATAAAAAATTTGATTTTAAACTTAGAAAGTGTTCAATTTATTGATAGTTCAGGCCTAGGTGTAATTATAGGACGTTATAAGCAGGTTAAATCGAAAAATGGACGTATGTATATAATAGGAGCAAAAAAACCAGTTGAAAAAATTTTATTCTTTAGTGGTATTAATAAATTAGTGCCAATCTATAACAATGAACAAGATATAATGGATATATAA
- a CDS encoding pyrimidine-nucleoside phosphorylase produces the protein MRMSDIIEKKRNGGQLQTSEIDFFIKGYTNDKIPDYQVSALLMVIYYQGMNKQEVADLTNAMVESGDTIDLTPIKGKKVDKHSTGGVGDKTSFIVAPLVAYMGIPVAKMSGRGLGHTGGTIDKLESIEGFNAELNREQFLHNVNKYKIAIISQSGNLTPADKKLYALRDVTATVDSIPLIASSIMSKKIASGADAIVLDVKTGSGAFMKSIEEAKELAKTMVDIGKSLNKKTVAIISDMNQPLGYEIGNANEVKEAIEVLKGKKVDDLRKVSLAIASHMTILGGIFKDYSTAYKELEKVLDSGLALETFKSFIQAQGGNPDIVDNPSKLPQSKYKYEIKSPKKGFISEIEAQTIGRSAMLLGAGRKTKDEPIDHSAGITLTKKIGDKVDAGEIIALLQSNIQDVHDSIEILSKAINISDKPVKEISMVYDIID, from the coding sequence ATGAGAATGTCAGATATTATAGAGAAAAAAAGAAATGGTGGACAACTTCAAACTAGTGAGATTGATTTTTTTATAAAAGGATATACAAATGATAAAATTCCCGATTATCAAGTTTCAGCATTATTAATGGTTATTTACTATCAGGGAATGAACAAACAGGAAGTAGCGGATTTAACTAATGCCATGGTTGAATCAGGAGATACGATTGACTTAACACCTATAAAAGGTAAAAAAGTGGATAAGCATAGTACTGGAGGAGTTGGAGATAAAACAAGTTTCATAGTTGCTCCATTAGTTGCTTATATGGGAATTCCAGTAGCTAAAATGTCGGGTAGAGGATTAGGTCATACTGGAGGTACAATTGATAAATTAGAATCTATTGAAGGATTTAATGCAGAACTAAACAGAGAACAGTTTTTACATAATGTAAATAAATATAAAATTGCTATTATAAGTCAATCAGGAAACTTAACACCGGCTGATAAAAAACTATATGCATTAAGAGATGTGACTGCAACTGTTGACAGTATTCCATTAATTGCTAGCTCAATAATGAGTAAAAAAATAGCCTCTGGAGCAGATGCTATAGTATTAGATGTAAAAACCGGTTCAGGTGCATTTATGAAATCAATTGAAGAAGCGAAAGAATTAGCTAAAACTATGGTAGATATAGGAAAATCACTTAATAAAAAAACGGTAGCTATTATAAGTGATATGAATCAGCCACTAGGATATGAAATTGGGAATGCTAATGAGGTGAAGGAGGCTATTGAAGTTCTTAAAGGAAAAAAAGTTGATGATTTAAGAAAAGTATCTTTAGCTATAGCATCACATATGACTATACTTGGTGGTATTTTTAAAGATTATAGCACTGCCTATAAGGAGTTAGAAAAGGTATTAGATTCTGGCTTGGCATTAGAAACCTTTAAGAGCTTTATACAGGCTCAAGGAGGCAATCCTGATATAGTTGACAACCCATCAAAATTACCACAATCTAAATATAAATATGAAATTAAATCACCTAAAAAAGGTTTTATAAGTGAAATAGAGGCTCAAACAATTGGGAGATCAGCAATGTTGCTTGGAGCAGGAAGAAAAACTAAAGATGAACCGATTGACCATTCAGCAGGAATAACTCTTACTAAGAAGATTGGAGATAAAGTTGATGCTGGTGAAATAATCGCACTTTTACAAAGCAATATTCAAGATGTACATGATAGTATAGAAATCTTATCAAAAGCAATAAATATTAGTGATAAGCCTGTTAAGGAAATATCAATGGTTTATGATATTATAGATTAA
- a CDS encoding SigB/SigF/SigG family RNA polymerase sigma factor, with product MSSISPYQDNEALLLKAKNGDLDARSKIYEANLGLVYMVLERFKNTNYEYEDLFQVGSIGLLKAIDKFDFSYNVKFSTYAVPMIIGEIKKFLRDDGIVKVQRGVKEVYTKVRWAQEKLRGELGREPSVNEIAEFLKIDKEEIILALEACQAPAYMHDVIPGDEKEQLSLIDKLTNDETNVVMLEKMALREALNKLDSREQEVILRRYFKDETQSVIAKDLGVSQVQISRIEKAALHKLKDILE from the coding sequence ATGTCTTCTATTTCTCCTTACCAGGATAACGAAGCATTATTACTCAAAGCAAAAAATGGGGATCTAGATGCTCGTTCTAAAATATATGAAGCTAATTTAGGTTTAGTTTATATGGTTTTAGAGCGTTTTAAAAATACTAACTATGAATATGAAGATTTATTTCAAGTAGGATCTATAGGTCTGCTAAAAGCAATTGACAAATTTGATTTTAGTTATAATGTGAAGTTTTCAACTTATGCGGTTCCAATGATTATCGGAGAAATAAAAAAGTTTTTAAGAGATGATGGGATTGTTAAGGTTCAAAGAGGTGTTAAGGAAGTTTATACAAAGGTTAGATGGGCACAGGAAAAACTTCGAGGCGAACTTGGCAGGGAGCCAAGTGTTAACGAAATTGCTGAATTTTTAAAAATTGATAAAGAAGAAATAATACTAGCCTTAGAAGCATGTCAAGCACCAGCTTATATGCATGATGTAATACCTGGAGATGAAAAAGAGCAACTATCATTAATAGATAAACTTACTAATGATGAAACAAATGTTGTAATGTTAGAAAAGATGGCATTACGTGAGGCTTTAAATAAATTAGACTCGCGTGAACAAGAAGTTATTCTTAGGCGATATTTTAAAGATGAAACTCAATCTGTAATTGCAAAAGACCTTGGTGTTTCACAGGTTCAAATCTCTCGTATTGAAAAAGCAGCATTGCATAAACTTAAAGATATTCTTGAATAA
- a CDS encoding SpoVA/SpoVAEb family sporulation membrane protein, whose translation MNDINTRLKKIEVQEYEDLIEKVKPKPPILKNFVQAFIIGGLICIIAQLILNFYLGSLTRLEAISAMFITMIFLGALLTSIGKYKMISKIGEAGAIIPITGFANLTVASAMDFKKDGYILGLASKMFDLVGPIFVYGFVISVLIGLINFVFIS comes from the coding sequence ATGAATGATATTAATACTAGATTAAAAAAAATAGAAGTTCAGGAATATGAAGATTTAATAGAAAAAGTTAAACCTAAACCCCCAATTTTAAAGAACTTTGTTCAAGCTTTTATAATAGGTGGTTTAATTTGTATAATAGCACAGTTAATTTTAAATTTTTATCTTGGAAGTTTAACAAGACTAGAAGCTATATCAGCAATGTTTATTACAATGATTTTTTTAGGAGCCTTACTTACTAGCATTGGTAAATATAAGATGATTAGCAAAATTGGAGAAGCTGGAGCAATTATACCTATTACAGGTTTTGCAAATTTAACTGTAGCTTCAGCAATGGATTTTAAAAAAGATGGGTATATCTTAGGATTGGCTAGTAAAATGTTTGACTTAGTTGGACCTATATTTGTATATGGATTTGTCATTTCTGTATTAATAGGCTTAATTAACTTTGTTTTCATAAGTTAA